TCCTCACCAGGAGGATGTAAAATTGAGATACAAAACTTCCATTAGAATAAACTGCAATGATGGGATTAGTTTCAGATTTCCCGGACTTATAAACTTATATATAAACctctaataaataatactagaCTACAGAGATACCGTTGGGATGCCACATCTCAGATTGATAGTATTGTTGTTACTTATATTACAATATCCCCCCTCGTGATTCAGAAGGCAAAACTTTGGAAGACGGAATCTGATAAAATGCCAACTTAAGCACAATATTCTACGTATCCAAAATTTTACTAGCCAAATAACTGAGCACTTGCAAATTAGTCATAATTATGTCGTAAAACTATATATTAACACTCTATCTACAAATGATAAGTGGATTTATTATACGACTAAAGTGGTACTTATACTTTTGTATCATGTTCTTCCTTGTATAATGATCTGATGATCTAGTGTCACTAATTTTCTTATATTACTTGAGACTTATAGTGACAGAACTGTTAGAGTTTTCAAACTCTCCCGTATGAAATAAGATATGCAGCAGCAAGAAACAAATGCCCTCAAATCCTGGATTCAAGGTTGACAAATAAAAGAATAGCAGCTTGGTCAAAAATAAATAGCTGGTGTAAAGAAGCAGTAATATCAAGACAAGAAATAAGAGGCAGGTATCAAAAGATAGCTTGATTGTTAGGAGCATACAACGTATATACATGCATGTAGCAGCTAAGTATGCTCACAATAATAAAGAAAGTCAAACTATGGTGTGCTGGAATAATAATAAGCAGCCTAATTTTAGCTGTGGTGTAAAATCAAAAGGTGGTGTGAAACATGTGAACAAAAGAAACACAGCAGCTCCTGGAATTAAGGTAGGCTATCTGTTGAATTCTGCAGATGCAAGGTTGGCCAGGAAAACTAGGAAATAAATGAAATGTGATGTAGACATGATGTGTATTTTAGTTTAATGTATATAAATAGCTTGAGCTGCTGTGTTGTATGAGGAAGTAGTGAAAGAATTAGAAAGATTAAAAAACAGAGCTGAAGCTCTATTTGTGTAATAGAAAAAGGCTGTAGCCTATGTTGTTGTTCCTGTAGTGAAATCAAAAGTTGTAGCTTTACATCGTTGTGTTTTGTTTTTCATTTGGACAAACAGGCGTGAGTATACAATTTATTATTCCAGCTGTGGTAAGTATTTTATAAGCCCAAGCTCATTCCGTTTCCAaacaagtggcatcagagctaaggttcCGTTCGTGAAAAAATGGCGACGATGGTGCAACCAAATATTCCAAAATTGACGAGTATAAATTACGGGAACTGGAGTATTCAAATGAAGGTATTACTCGGTTCTTACGATAATTGGGATATTATCGAAAGCGGGTATGACGCCCAAGATGCAGCCGCTGAAGCAGCCCTGTCAATTGCTGAGAAGATGATTTTGAAAGAGACCCggaaaaaagataaaaaggcgTTATATACAATTATTCAAGGAGTTGATGAATCAACCTTTGAAAAAATTTCAAATGCAAAAACAGCAAAAGATGAGTGGGGAGATTTTGCAGAAAGAAATCATTCCAAGGCGTGGAGAAAGTAAAAAAGGGTGCGGCTCCAAGTTCTTCGTGGTGAGTTCGAAAATATTAAAATGAAGGCCTCAGAAAATATTGGTGAATATGTTACTCGTTTAAAAATAGTGACAAATGAGAtgaagagaaatggagaaagtcTCGATGATGTTCGGGTCATGGAAAAAATTATTCGTTCATTGATGAGAAAATTTGATTACGTGGTTACTTCTATCGAGGAGTCAAAAGATTTCTCCACAATTTCCATTGATGAGCTAGTTGGTTCACTTCAAGCGCATGAGCAGCGgatgaaccagtatgatgatACAAGCCATTTAGAAAAGGCGTTGCAAAGTAAGGTGTCCATTGGTGAAAGTTCAAGCAGTAGCAGTTCTGGTCGTGGAAGAGGTGGCTTTAGAGGTTGCTACCGTGGTGGAAGAGGACGTGGGAAGACAGTCCTTCAACAGAAGCCAGAACACTGAAGGTTATCGTCCATCTGACCGTGGTCAGAATTTTAGAGGACGAGGACGAGGAGGATTTCAACAAGGTGACAAGTCTCAATTTTAGTGCTATAATTGCAATAAATTTGGCCATTCAGTTATGAATGTAGATCACCGAaagtggaagaaagaagtcattttGCAGGAGCAAAAGAAGACAAAGTATTGGCACTGCTATGTTCCTCACTTATAATGGCAAcgaggagaaagaagaaaatgtttggtatcttgactcTGGTGCAAGCAACCACATGACGGGCCATAAAGATTTATTTACGGAGATAGACGAGACCATCAGTGGAGAAGTTACGTTTGGTGATTCATCGAAGATTCCAGTCAAAGGTAAAGGTACAATATACCTGCTTTGAAAAGTAACATCATCAGTCTTGGCCAACTTGTGGAGAGAAAAACATTATATACAGATGCAGGATAATTCTCTTGTCATCAGGAATCGGGATCAAGAATTAATTGCAGatgtggagatgtcaaagaatcgTTATTTACACTTGATATACAGACGAAGATGCAGAGGTGTTTGAAGacggtcattaaaaatgactcgtggTTATGGCATTTAAGATATGGTCATCTTGGTTTTTCTGGTTTAAAATTGTTGTCAAAGACAAGATGGTGGACGGCTTGCCAGAAATCAATGTACCAGAAAATATATGTGAAGCATGTGTTAAGGGGAAGCAACACAGACAAAGTTTTCCCGTTGGAAAATCATAGAGAGCCAGAAGGCCATTGGAGATTGTCCATACAGATATGCTGGTCCATTTGATATTCCATCACTTGGAGGTATTAGGTATTACctaacatttattgatgatttcagCAGAAAAAGTTGGGTGTATATCCTCAAATAAAAAGCGgaggctcttgataaattcaaggagttcaaagcTTTGGCGAAAAACAAAGAAGTAATAAACAAAGTGGTCATATTTTGAAGGTACTCCGATCAGACAGAGGAGGCGAGTTAGTATacttcaaatttatttaaaagcTTCTGCAGAGCACATGgaatcaatcatcagttgacAGCGGCATATACGCCTCAACAAAATGGCGTTGCAGAAGAAGAAAGAATCGCACTATTCTTGACATGGCAAGGAGCATGGTCAAAGCAAAGCATATGCGAGAACTTTCTAGGCTGAAGCCGTTCTATGTGCAGTTTATTTGTTGAATCGTTGTCCAACTAAAAGTGTCAGAAACAAAACTCCAAATGAAGCATGGAGTGGTAGCAAAACCATCTGTTGGACATCTCAGAAATTTTGGGTGCATTGCATATGCACATGTTCCAGATCAGAAAAGGAAGAAGCTGGATGATAAAGGCGAGAAGTGCATCTTTACGGATAGACAAAAGAAGCAAGGCGTACAGACTCTACAATCCCCCTAAGAGAAGaaattaatcatttctcgagaGATGTTGAGTTCGATGAATCAGACTACTGGAAATGGAGGGacgagaaaagaaagaaaagttgCAGGTCTGTTCTttgtgatgatgatgatgacggtAATAATTCCAACATTGaggatgatgaagatgatgatccAACTCCTCCCCAAAGTCCAAATCAACAAACTCCTGCATCGACACCATCGACTGGAGGAAGCAGCAGTTCAGGGGAGCGCCAAGGAAAATGCGGAGTTTGGATAATATATATGAAGCAACAAGTCCGGTATAAACTACCTTTGATTATTCTTGTTTTGCTTAATGGCTGAGTGTGATCCAGTTACATTTGAGGAAGCTTCTAAAGAAAGCAAATGGAATAAagccatggatgaagaaattggtgcaatcaagaagaatgacACTTGGGAGCTCACAGATCTTCCAGAAGGACACAAAGCAATTGGTGTCAAGTGGGTCTACAAGACAAAGACAAATCAGGATGGTGAAGTGGAAAAATACAAGGCGAGGCTAGTGGCTAAAGGCTACAAGCAGAGATATGGAATTGACTATGACGAGGTATTTGCTCCAGTTCCAAGAGTTGATACCATAAGACTGCTTACAGCAATTGCAGCTCAGAATCAGTGGAAGAtttatcagatggatgtcaagtctgcatttctgaatggctatcttgaagaagaagtctatatcGAGCAACCACCAGGATATGTTCAGAAAggccagaataacaaagtctacAAATTGAAGAAGGCcttgtatggtttaaagcaagctccGAGAGCATGGAACACAAGGGTTTATGAATATTTCCAGAAAAATGGTTTTGTGAAGAGTCCCTACGAGCATGCACTTTACACGAaaacaaattcagggggagatatTATGATCGTGTGCTTATACGTGGATGACATGATTTTTACTGGAAACAACCCTGgtatgtttgatgattttaagaaagttatgactaacgaatttgagatgacagatattggtcaaatgtcgtactttcttggagtcgaggtAAAGCAAAGCAAAGACGGGATTTTTATGTCACAGAAAAAATATGCGGAACAGATTTTAAAGAAATTCAGAATGGAAGAATGCAAGCCAGTGAGCACGCCAGCTGAAGAAAGTATAAAGCTCAGAATTGATTCAACAAGGGAGTCGGTAAATTCGACATTGTTCAAAAGTTTGGTTGGAAGTCTGAGGTACCTAACTTTCACTCGTCCAGATATTATGTACGCAGTTGGACTGGTTAGTAGGTACATGGAGAAGCCGAAGCAAGATCATTTCATGGCAGCTAAAAGAATTTTGAGTTACATAAAAGGTACACTTGATCATGGTCTGTTTTACATGcattctcaaaattcaaaattagttGACTACTCAGACAGTGATTATGGCGGTGACTTGGATGACGGGAAAAGCACTTCGGGATATGCTTTGCCATATCAGTTTCAGCAATATTTTCATGGTCATCAAAGAAGCAACAGGACACGTGGCCTCTGTCAATATGTGAGGCGGAGTATATGGCAGCAGCAACATGCACATGTCAAGCTATGTGGCTAGGCTACATATTGGCGAGTTAAATCTTGCAAAGGTGATCCGGTTACTATTTACGTGGATAATAAATCTGCTATCTCACTCACGAAAAATCCAGTGTCACATAGTCGAAGCAAGCACATCAACATCAAatatcatttcattcgagagcaGGTGAATGACAAAATTGTGGAGTTGGTGCACTGCAGGACAGAAGACAATTTAGCGGACATATTACGAAGCCATTGAAGCCGGAAGTGTTTCAGAAAATGAAACCAATGCTTGGAATGCAAAGTCGAGTTTGAAGGGGAGTGTTAGAGTTTTGAAACTCTCCCGTATGAAAATAGATATGCAGCAGCAAGAAACCATGCCCTCAAATCCTGGATTCAAGGTTGACAAATAAAAGAATAGCAGCTTGGTCAAAAATAAACAGCTTGGTGTAAAGAAGCAGTAATATCAAGACAAGAAATAAGAGGCAGGTATCAAAAGATAGCTTGATTGTTAGGAGCATACAACGTATTTACATGCATGTAGCAGCTAAGTATGCTCACAATAATAAAGAAAGTCAACTGTGGTGTGCTGGACATAATAACAAGCAGCCTAATTTTAGCTGTTGGTGTAAATCAAAAGGTGGTGAAACATGTGAACAAAA
The sequence above is a segment of the Apium graveolens cultivar Ventura unplaced genomic scaffold, ASM990537v1 ctg8626, whole genome shotgun sequence genome. Coding sequences within it:
- the LOC141705209 gene encoding uncharacterized protein LOC141705209, which produces MKASENIGEYVTRLKIVTNEMKRNGESLDDVRVMEKIIRSLMRKFDYVVTSIEESKDFSTISIDELVGSLQAHEQRMNQYDDTSHLEKALQSKVSIGESSSSSSSGRGRGGFRGCYRGGRGRGKTITESGRKKSFCRSKRRQSIGTAMFLTYNGNEEKEENVWYLDSGASNHMTGHKDLFTEIDETISGEVTFGDSSKIPVKDEDAEVFEDGH